A single region of the Cucumis melo cultivar AY chromosome 3, USDA_Cmelo_AY_1.0, whole genome shotgun sequence genome encodes:
- the LOC103496533 gene encoding phospholipid-transporting ATPase 1: MASERPLLIISPRTPKTVSHDLQKPELNRPGLVFAMDSRSPNENSASTELGYRSFSRRSQSSLQSKSSIREVGSSEFGPRPVRHGSRGADSEAFSISQKEISDEDARLIYIDDPEKSNEKFEFARNSIRTGKYSILTFLPRNLFEQFHRIAYIYFLVIAVLNQLPQLAVFGRGVSILPLAFVLLVTAVKDAYEDWRRHRSDKIENNRLASVLVDGQFQLKKWKNIRVGEIIKIGANDTIPCDMVLLSTSDSTGVAYVQTLNLDGESNLKTRYAKQETMSKMPDKEKIVGLIKCEKPNRNIYGFHANMEIDGKRLSLGPPNIVLRGCELKNTSWAVGVAVYAGRETKAMLNSSGAPSKRSRLETRMNVEIVMLSFFLVALCTVVCVLAAVWFIRNRENLDILPYFRNKDFSKDPPETYNYYGWGLEAFFAFLMSVIVFQVMIPISLYISMEVVRIGQAYFMIRDTQMYDETSNSRFQCRALNINEDLGQIKYVFSDKTGTLTENKMEFRCASIWGVDYGGESSIPLDEQIGYSVRVNGKVLRPKLVVKTDPELLQLSRSGRHTRDGRYIHDFFLALAACNTIVPLITETSDPSVQLIDYQGESPDEQALVYAAAAYGFMLIERTSGHIVIDIHGEKHRYNVLGMHEFDSDRKRMSVILGCPDTTFKVFVKGADNSMFKVMGENMNTDIIQSTKAHLYSYSSKGLRTLVIGMKELSSTDFDKWHMMFEEASTALIGRAAKLRKVASSIENNLFILGASGIEDKLQKGVPEAIEALRTAGIKVWVLTGDKQETAISIGYSSKLLTNKMTQIIINSNSAESCKRKLEDAIIMSKTASGVSLDNERSTEVATTSIALIIDGSSLVHILDSKLEEQLFQLSCNCSVVLCCRVAPLQKAGIVALVKKRTSDMTLAIGDGANDVSMIQKADVGVGISGLEGRQAVMASDFAMGQFRFLVPLLLVHGHWNYQRMGYMILYNFYRNAVFVLVLFWYVLFTGYSLTTAINQWSSVLYSIIYTCLPTIIVGILDKDLGRRTLLSYPQLYGAGHRQESYNSRLFWLTIIDTVWQSIAIFFIPLFAFWATTVDISGLGDLWLLATVIVVNLHLSMDVVRWYTVTHAVIWGSTLATFICVIVLDSILSLPGYWAIYHVASTASFWLCLLCIIVAALLPRFVVKYIYQYYCPCDIQIAREADKFGLTRELGVVQTEMIPVLNNSLQV, from the exons ATGGCGTCAGAGCGGCCGCTACTGATTATATCTCCAAGAACACCGAAAACTGTCTCTCACGATCTACAGAAACCGGAGTTGAATCGACCTGGATTGGTCTTCGCCATGGATTCTCGAAGCCCAAATGAGAATTCAGCGAGTACCGAACTGGGTTATCGGTCTTTCTCACGGCGAAGTCAATCGTCGCTGCAATCGAAGTCGTCAATTCGTGAAGTGGGTTCTAGTGAATTTGGACCGAGGCCTGTTCGTCATGGGTCTCGAGGTGCTGATTCTGAAGCATTCAGCATATCCCAGAAGGAGATCAGTGATGAAGATGCGAGGTTAATTTATATTGACGATCCCGAAAAGTCGAACGAGAAGTTCGAATTTGCTAGAAATTCGATTCGCACCGGCAAGTATTCGATTCTCACTTTTCTGCCCAGGAATCTGTTTGAACAATTTCATAGAATTGCTTATATATATTTCCTTGTTATTGCGGTTCTCAATCAACTTCCCCAGCTTGCTGTTTTTGGTCGGGGAGTTTCCATTTTGCCTTTAGCTTTTGTGCTGCTAGTTACTGCTGTTAAAGATGCATATGAGGATTGGAGAAGGCATCGTTCTGACAAAATTGAGAACAATAGATTAGCTTCAGTTTTGGTAGACGGTCAGTTTCAACTGAAGAAATGGAAGAATATTAGAGTTGGTGAGATAATTAAGATTGGTGCCAATGATACCATTCCTTGTGATATGGTGCTTCTTTCTACCAGTGATTCCACAGGGGTTGCATATGTTCAAACTCTGAATTTGGATGGGGAATCAAATTTGAAAACCAGGTATGCCAAACAGGAAACAATGTCAAAAATGCCCGACAAAGAGAAGATTGTAGGGTTGATTAAATGTGAGAAACCCAATAGGAATATCTATGGATTTCATGCTAATATGGAGATTGATGGGAAACGTCTTTCTCTTGGACCTCCAAACATAGTTCTTCGTGGCTGTGAGCTTAAGAATACTAGCTGGGCTGTTGGTGTTGCTGTATATGCTGGCCGTGAGACAAAAGCCATGCTTAACAGTTCTGGAGCTCCATCAAAAAGAAGTCGACTTGAGACTCGTATGAATGTGGAGATTGTTATGCTCTCTTTCTTTCTCGTTGCCTTGTGTACTGTTGTTTGTGTTTTGGCTGCTGTTTGGTTCATCAGAAACAGGGAAAATTTGGACATTTTACCTTATTTCAGAAATAAGGACTTCTCAAAGGACCCACCTGAAACTTATAATTACTATGGATGGGGATTGGAGGCTTTTTTTGCGTTCCTCATGTCAGTCATTGTGTTCCAGGTCATGATCCCCATTTCACTATACATTTCCATGGAGGTTGTTCGTATTGGTCAGGCTTATTTCATGATCCGAGACACCCAAATGTACGACGAAACATCAAATTCAAGATTTCAATGTCGGGCTTTGAACATAAATGAGGATTTAGGACAAATAAAGTATGTGTTTTCGGACAAAACAGGTACTCTTACCGAGAATAAGATGGAATTTCGATGCGCAAGCATCTGGGGAGTTGATTATGGAGGTGAAAGTTCCATTCCTCTCGACGAGCAGATTGGATACTCTGTTCGAG TGAATGGAAAGGTTTTGAGACCAAAATTGGTTGTCAAAACTGATCCCGAGCTTCTACAGTTGTCAAGAAGTGGAAGGCACACCAGGGATGGAAGATATATTCATGATTTCTTCCTTGCATTAGCTGCTTGCAATACCATTGTTCCTCTCATTACCGAAACTTCTGACCCTTCGGTGCAATTAATTGACTACCAAGGGGAATCTCCAGATGAACAGGCATTGGTTTATGCTGCTGCAGCATATGGTTTTATGCTAATTGAACGAACTTCTGGCCATATAGTTATTGACATACATGGTGAAAAACATAG GTATAATGTTTTGGGAATGCACGAGTTTGATAGTGACAGGAAGCGGATGTCGGTTATATTGGGGTGTCCTGATACGACATTTAAAGTGTTTGTAAAAGGTGCTGATAACTCCATGTTCAAGGTGATGGGCGAAAATATGAACACAGATATCATTCAATCAACTAAAGCTCATCTTTATTCATACTCATCAAAGGGTCTCAGAACACTGGTTATTGGAATGAAAGAACTCAGTTCCACCGATTTTGATAAATGGCACATGATGTTTGAGGAAGCAAGTACTGCTTTGATCGGTAGGGCTGCTAAGCTTCGCAAGGTTGCCAGCAGCATTGAGAACAATTTGTTCATATTAGGTGCCTCGGGCATTGAAGATAAGTTACAAAAAGGTGTGCCAGAAGCCATAGAAGCTTTAAGGACGGCGGGAATTAAAGTATGGGTTTTGACTGGTGACAAGCAAGAAACTGCCATTTCAATAGGTTACTCCTCAAAGCTTTTGACAAACAAGATGACTCAAATTATAATTAACAGCAATTCGGCAGAATCATGCAAAAGGAAATTAGAAGATGCAATAATCATGTCAAAGACTGCTTCAGGCGTTTCACTGGATAATGAAAGAAGCACTGAAGTTGCAACGACTTCGATTGCGTTGATCATTGATGGTAGTAGCCTCGTTCATATTCTTGACAGTAAACTCGAAGAACAG CTTTTCCAACTATCTTGCAACTGTTCGGTGGTGTTATGTTGTCGAGTTGCCCCGTTGCAAAAAGCTGGAATTGTTGCCCTTGTGAAGAAAAGGACCTCTGACATGACACTTGCCATTGGTGACG GCGCGAACGACGTGTCAATGATCCAAAAGGCAGATGTGGGTGTTGGAATCAGTGGTCTAGAGGGTCGACAAGCTGTTATGGCATCAGATTTTGCCATGGGACAATTTAGATTCTTGGTTCCTCTTCTATTGGTCCATGGGCATTGGAATTACCAGCGGATGGGCTACATGATCTTGTACAATTTTTACAGAAATGCAGTATTTgttcttgttttgttttg GTATGTGCTATTTACCGGTTACTCGTTGACAACGGCGATCAACCAATGGAGCAGTGTGCTCTACTCTATAATCTATACTTGTTTGCCCACTATTATTGTTGGAATTCTTGACAAGGACTTGGGTAGAAGGACTCTTCTTAGTTACCCTCAACTCTATGGGGCTGGCCACAGACAGGAAAGCTACAACTCTAGATTGTTTTGGTTAACTATTATTGACACTGTGTGGCAAAGCATTGCTATTTTCTTTATCCCCCTCTTCGCATTTTGGGCTACCACCGTCGACATTTCAGGCCTTGGAGATCTCTGGCTACTTGCCACAGTCATCGTTGTCAACTTACATTTATCAATGGACGTCGTTCGATGGTATACCGTCACCCATGCTGTGATCTGGGGATCCACTCTCGCAACTTTCATTTGTGTCATTGTTCTTGATTCGATATTGTCGCTTCCCGGTTACTG GGCGATATATCACGTGGCGAGCACAGCATCTTTTTGGCTATGTTTGTTGTGTATCATCGTAGCAGCATTACTTCCTCGTTTTGTCGTAAAATACATTTATCAATATTACTGTCCATGTGACATCCAAATAGCAAGGGAGGCTGATAAGTTTGGGCTTACAAGAGAGCTGGGAGTTGTACAAACAGAGATGATCCCAGTCCTCAACAACTCTTTACAAGTATGA
- the LOC103496534 gene encoding uncharacterized protein LOC103496534 isoform X2, whose amino-acid sequence MIRPPVPSSQQVPNSSLANSGNGFQNQAPFCNPNPHFNNLPGNPVPTMPPPMFQPGLMMNLQNPLMGLPNNPLGASPFAPGHMGFANSASNFPAQGQFNLMPNVNQMNMNSCLPLAQFFGQNMPNLVQQLGQNMGLNNGQFCLPFQNMNQHVIPGQMMNMSQVPSHTSYGGPNQQAVPMPFQNPGFSTAQPFGVNQGMHPVNQNPQNFIPQAMGGAGSNQFPASVQPLQGNSTMPINSSTQPQQARNLQSPAFAGTQGNSSISDGGNGLNSISNNSAHRNFMRNSKKGFQKNQTHHMKNEKKRFGFPGGQKEKGFHNERRNKFCGTNSTDQVKEQKRSLSLVYTDQEIRQWREARRKNYPSSTNIQKKLTEKQTNCTLVNQEAQLLRQELKEILAKQAELGVEVAEIPPEYLSYSEKHDNRKQRGGPSTLGEEADGASIEKEKSQNRLNKRGRLKKKNRPRKKGKFEKHLSNKPPLKKREPTLLQKLLKADVRKDKSQLLQALRFMVMNSFFKEWPNKPLKFPSVTVKENEGETNVVDETPLSTGNFNLQETNNNSLVENNGTHDINSDNENDIEDSDNDEKLKGDGTQVLEEEGEIID is encoded by the exons ATGATTCGTCCTCCTGTCCCTTCTTCACAACAG GTACCCAATTCATCTCTCGCGAATTCCGGCAATGGGTTTCAAAATCAGGCCCCCTTCTGCAATCCAAACCCCCATTTTAACAATCTCCCTGGAAACCCTGTTCCCACCATGCCACCTCCCATGTTTCAGCCGGGATTAATGATGAATTTGCAAAACCCTCTCATGGGGTTGCCTAATAATCCTCTTGGTGCTTCCCCTTTTGCTCCTGGCCATATGGGTTTTGCAAATTCTGCTTCTAATTTTCCAGCTCAGGGGCAGTTCAATTTGATGCCGAATGTGAATCAGATGAATATGAACTCTTGTTTGCCTCTAGCGCAGTTTTTTGGGCAGAACATGCCGAATTTGGTTCAGCAATTGGGTCAGAATATGGGTTTAAATAATGGGCAGTTTTGTTTGCCGTTTCAGAATATGAATCAACATGTAATTCCTGGACAGATGATGAATATGTCTCAAGTTCCTTCTCATACTTCATATGGTGGTCCAAATCAACAAGCTGTTCCAATGCCTTTCCAGAATCCTGGGTTCTCTACGGCCCAGCCTTTCGGTGTCAATCAGGGAATGCACCCTGTTAACCAGAATCCCCAGAACTTCATTCCACAAGCAATGGGCGGTGCTGGATCAAATCAATTTCCGGCTTCGGTTCAACCGCTACAAGGGAATTCGACCATGCCGATTAACTCTTCCACTCAACCACAACAAGCTAGGAACCTGCAGTCACCTGCTTTCGCTGGGACACAG GGTAATTCTTCAATAAGTGATGGAGGAAATGGATTGAATTCAATTTCGAATAATTCAGCTCACAGGAATTTCATGAGGAACTCAAAAAAAGG ATTTCAGAAGAATCAAACTCATCATAtgaaaaatgagaagaaaaggTTTGGGTTTCCTGGCGGACAGAAAGAGAAAG GTTTTCACAACGAGAGGAGGAACAAATTTTGTGGCACCAACTCCACAGATCAAGTGAAAGAACAGAAGAG ATCTCTCTCTTTGGTCTACACGGATCAAGAAATTCGGCAATGGCGCGAGGCACGCCGGAAGAATTACCCATCATCAACCAACATACAGAAG AAACTCACTGAAAAGCAAACCAACTGCACATTGGTCAATCAGGAGGCTCAGCTTTTGCGACAA GAACTGAAAGAGATTTTAGCGAAGCAGGCTGAATTAGGAGTGGAAGTTGCCGAAATACCACCAGAGTATCTCTCCTACTCAGAGAAACATGACAATCGAAAACAACGTGGAGGTCCATCGACATTAGGAGAGGAAGCCGATGGGGCCTcaatagagaaagaaaaatcTCAAAACAGGTTAAACAAGAGGGGAAGATTGAAGAAAAAGAATCGCCCGAGAAAGAAGGGAAAATTTGAGAAGCATTTGTCAAACAAGCCACCATTAAAGAAAAGAGAACCAACATTATTGCAGAAGCTCTTGAAAGCAGATGTGAGGAAAGACAAAAGCCAGTTGTTACAAGCTTTGAGATTCATGGTGATGAATTCTTTCTTCAAAGAATGGCCCAATAAACCCTTGAAGTTTCCTTCAGTGACGGTCAAAGAAAATGAAGGTGAGACCAATGTGGTTGACGAGACCCCTCTGTCTACTGGGAATTTCAATCTCCAAGAGACCAACAACAATTCATTGGTTGAAAACAATGGTACTCATGACATCAACAGTGATAACGAAAATGACATTGAAGACAGCGACAACGACGAGAAGCTCAAAGGAGATGGAACACAGGTACTTGAAGAGGAAGGAGAAATTATTGACTAA
- the LOC103496532 gene encoding probable mitochondrial import inner membrane translocase subunit TIM21 isoform X1, whose translation MANGLLKFTRFISPSSLLPRQWHHSSSFSRLGSHEFLQTAEVMRSSGTNASKRVAVNIIDEAKRGLPDTYATSVRELLGPLKFGISKQSAVYVCDIPKAALGGNGIPVLSRWQNVRASVVNFSTLGVTSRCDTSARGPCFARFMSSKSSEKRGQTESESKKEISTVEDPFDAPTYNIPEKPVTFAEGASYSFIILAGLGVAAAAGYAVFKELIFQPKEYKIFDKALKRIQDDSQVRVRIGSPITGYGQETRNRAARQRIPNRVWTDEDGVERVEVNFYIRGPHGAGKVYTEMFKDQVDKQWKFTYLIVEVKSPSPAQLILESYMPA comes from the exons ATGGCCAACGGATTATTGAAGTTTACCCGCTTCATCTCTCCCTCTTCTCTCCTTCCCCGTCAATGGCACCACTCCTCCTCTTTTTCTCGTCTCGGCTCTCACGAATTCCTCCAG ACAGCTGAGGTGATGAGGAGTAGTGGGACGAATGCTTCTAAAAGAGTTGCTGTAAATATCATTGACGAAGCAAAGAGGGGTTTACCGGATACTTATGCTACTTCTGTAAGAGAG CTTCTTGGTCCACTGAAGTTTGGCATTTCCAAACAGTCTGCTGTGTATGTGTGCGATATTCCTAAG gCTGCACTTGGAGGTAATG GCATCCCTGTTTTATCTAGATGGCAGAATGTAAGGGCATCTGTTGTCAATTTTTCAACATTAGGTGTCACCAGTAGATGTGATACGAGTGCTAGAGGGCCGTGTTTTGCTAGGTTTATGTCATCAAAATCTTCAGAGAAACGTGGACAAACTGAATCTGAG AgcaaaaaagaaatatcaacAGTGGAGGATCCATTTGATGCTCCTACATATAATATACCAGAGAAGCCTGTTACATTTGCCGAGGGAGCTTCCTACAGTTTTATCATCCTCGCAGGGCTTGGAGTGGCAGCAGCTGCTGGATATGCAGTTTTTAAGGAGCTTATATTTCAACCAAAAGA GTATAAGATCTTTGACAAGGCTCTTAAAAGGATTCAAGATGACAGCCAG GTTAGAGTAAGAATTGGTTCCCCTATAACTGGCTATGGGCAAGAAACTAGAAATCGAGCTGCTCGCCAACGTATCCCTAATAGGGTATGGACTGACGAAGATGGTGTAGAGCGTGTAGAG GTGAACTTTTACATCCGTGGGCCGCATGGAGCTGGGAAAGTTTATACTGAGATGTTCAAGGATCAAGTGGACAAGCAGTGGAAGTTTACATACTTAATCGTCGAGGTGAAATCACCTTCTCCGGCCCAATTGATCCTAGAATCTTATATGCCTGCCTGA
- the LOC103496534 gene encoding uncharacterized protein LOC103496534 isoform X1, with translation MIRPPVPSSQQVPNSSLANSGNGFQNQAPFCNPNPHFNNLPGNPVPTMPPPMFQPGLMMNLQNPLMGLPNNPLGASPFAPGHMGFANSASNFPAQGQFNLMPNVNQMNMNSCLPLAQFFGQNMPNLVQQLGQNMGLNNGQFCLPFQNMNQHVIPGQMMNMSQVPSHTSYGGPNQQAVPMPFQNPGFSTAQPFGVNQGMHPVNQNPQNFIPQAMGGAGSNQFPASVQPLQGNSTMPINSSTQPQQARNLQSPAFAGTQGNSSISDGGNGLNSISNNSAHRNFMRNSKKGFQKNQTHHMKNEKKRFGFPGGQKEKGFHNERRNKFCGTNSTDQVKEQKRSLSLVYTDQEIRQWREARRKNYPSSTNIQKFSILQKLTEKQTNCTLVNQEAQLLRQELKEILAKQAELGVEVAEIPPEYLSYSEKHDNRKQRGGPSTLGEEADGASIEKEKSQNRLNKRGRLKKKNRPRKKGKFEKHLSNKPPLKKREPTLLQKLLKADVRKDKSQLLQALRFMVMNSFFKEWPNKPLKFPSVTVKENEGETNVVDETPLSTGNFNLQETNNNSLVENNGTHDINSDNENDIEDSDNDEKLKGDGTQVLEEEGEIID, from the exons ATGATTCGTCCTCCTGTCCCTTCTTCACAACAG GTACCCAATTCATCTCTCGCGAATTCCGGCAATGGGTTTCAAAATCAGGCCCCCTTCTGCAATCCAAACCCCCATTTTAACAATCTCCCTGGAAACCCTGTTCCCACCATGCCACCTCCCATGTTTCAGCCGGGATTAATGATGAATTTGCAAAACCCTCTCATGGGGTTGCCTAATAATCCTCTTGGTGCTTCCCCTTTTGCTCCTGGCCATATGGGTTTTGCAAATTCTGCTTCTAATTTTCCAGCTCAGGGGCAGTTCAATTTGATGCCGAATGTGAATCAGATGAATATGAACTCTTGTTTGCCTCTAGCGCAGTTTTTTGGGCAGAACATGCCGAATTTGGTTCAGCAATTGGGTCAGAATATGGGTTTAAATAATGGGCAGTTTTGTTTGCCGTTTCAGAATATGAATCAACATGTAATTCCTGGACAGATGATGAATATGTCTCAAGTTCCTTCTCATACTTCATATGGTGGTCCAAATCAACAAGCTGTTCCAATGCCTTTCCAGAATCCTGGGTTCTCTACGGCCCAGCCTTTCGGTGTCAATCAGGGAATGCACCCTGTTAACCAGAATCCCCAGAACTTCATTCCACAAGCAATGGGCGGTGCTGGATCAAATCAATTTCCGGCTTCGGTTCAACCGCTACAAGGGAATTCGACCATGCCGATTAACTCTTCCACTCAACCACAACAAGCTAGGAACCTGCAGTCACCTGCTTTCGCTGGGACACAG GGTAATTCTTCAATAAGTGATGGAGGAAATGGATTGAATTCAATTTCGAATAATTCAGCTCACAGGAATTTCATGAGGAACTCAAAAAAAGG ATTTCAGAAGAATCAAACTCATCATAtgaaaaatgagaagaaaaggTTTGGGTTTCCTGGCGGACAGAAAGAGAAAG GTTTTCACAACGAGAGGAGGAACAAATTTTGTGGCACCAACTCCACAGATCAAGTGAAAGAACAGAAGAG ATCTCTCTCTTTGGTCTACACGGATCAAGAAATTCGGCAATGGCGCGAGGCACGCCGGAAGAATTACCCATCATCAACCAACATACAGAAG TTTTCTATCCTCCAGAAACTCACTGAAAAGCAAACCAACTGCACATTGGTCAATCAGGAGGCTCAGCTTTTGCGACAA GAACTGAAAGAGATTTTAGCGAAGCAGGCTGAATTAGGAGTGGAAGTTGCCGAAATACCACCAGAGTATCTCTCCTACTCAGAGAAACATGACAATCGAAAACAACGTGGAGGTCCATCGACATTAGGAGAGGAAGCCGATGGGGCCTcaatagagaaagaaaaatcTCAAAACAGGTTAAACAAGAGGGGAAGATTGAAGAAAAAGAATCGCCCGAGAAAGAAGGGAAAATTTGAGAAGCATTTGTCAAACAAGCCACCATTAAAGAAAAGAGAACCAACATTATTGCAGAAGCTCTTGAAAGCAGATGTGAGGAAAGACAAAAGCCAGTTGTTACAAGCTTTGAGATTCATGGTGATGAATTCTTTCTTCAAAGAATGGCCCAATAAACCCTTGAAGTTTCCTTCAGTGACGGTCAAAGAAAATGAAGGTGAGACCAATGTGGTTGACGAGACCCCTCTGTCTACTGGGAATTTCAATCTCCAAGAGACCAACAACAATTCATTGGTTGAAAACAATGGTACTCATGACATCAACAGTGATAACGAAAATGACATTGAAGACAGCGACAACGACGAGAAGCTCAAAGGAGATGGAACACAGGTACTTGAAGAGGAAGGAGAAATTATTGACTAA
- the LOC103496532 gene encoding probable mitochondrial import inner membrane translocase subunit TIM21 isoform X2 has product MANGLLKFTRFISPSSLLPRQWHHSSSFSRLGSHEFLQTAEVMRSSGTNASKRVAVNIIDEAKRGLPDTYATSVRELLGPLKFGISKQSAVYVCDIPKAALGGIPVLSRWQNVRASVVNFSTLGVTSRCDTSARGPCFARFMSSKSSEKRGQTESESKKEISTVEDPFDAPTYNIPEKPVTFAEGASYSFIILAGLGVAAAAGYAVFKELIFQPKEYKIFDKALKRIQDDSQVRVRIGSPITGYGQETRNRAARQRIPNRVWTDEDGVERVEVNFYIRGPHGAGKVYTEMFKDQVDKQWKFTYLIVEVKSPSPAQLILESYMPA; this is encoded by the exons ATGGCCAACGGATTATTGAAGTTTACCCGCTTCATCTCTCCCTCTTCTCTCCTTCCCCGTCAATGGCACCACTCCTCCTCTTTTTCTCGTCTCGGCTCTCACGAATTCCTCCAG ACAGCTGAGGTGATGAGGAGTAGTGGGACGAATGCTTCTAAAAGAGTTGCTGTAAATATCATTGACGAAGCAAAGAGGGGTTTACCGGATACTTATGCTACTTCTGTAAGAGAG CTTCTTGGTCCACTGAAGTTTGGCATTTCCAAACAGTCTGCTGTGTATGTGTGCGATATTCCTAAG gCTGCACTTGGAG GCATCCCTGTTTTATCTAGATGGCAGAATGTAAGGGCATCTGTTGTCAATTTTTCAACATTAGGTGTCACCAGTAGATGTGATACGAGTGCTAGAGGGCCGTGTTTTGCTAGGTTTATGTCATCAAAATCTTCAGAGAAACGTGGACAAACTGAATCTGAG AgcaaaaaagaaatatcaacAGTGGAGGATCCATTTGATGCTCCTACATATAATATACCAGAGAAGCCTGTTACATTTGCCGAGGGAGCTTCCTACAGTTTTATCATCCTCGCAGGGCTTGGAGTGGCAGCAGCTGCTGGATATGCAGTTTTTAAGGAGCTTATATTTCAACCAAAAGA GTATAAGATCTTTGACAAGGCTCTTAAAAGGATTCAAGATGACAGCCAG GTTAGAGTAAGAATTGGTTCCCCTATAACTGGCTATGGGCAAGAAACTAGAAATCGAGCTGCTCGCCAACGTATCCCTAATAGGGTATGGACTGACGAAGATGGTGTAGAGCGTGTAGAG GTGAACTTTTACATCCGTGGGCCGCATGGAGCTGGGAAAGTTTATACTGAGATGTTCAAGGATCAAGTGGACAAGCAGTGGAAGTTTACATACTTAATCGTCGAGGTGAAATCACCTTCTCCGGCCCAATTGATCCTAGAATCTTATATGCCTGCCTGA